The DNA sequence GAGCTCGTCGACCGGATGCTCGACGAGATCGTCGCCGGCCTGCCCGCGGGCCCCGACCAGGTCGTCCTGGTCGTCAACGGCATGGGGGGCACGGCGCTGCTGGAGCTGTACGTGCTCGCCGAGCTGGCCGCCATCGCGCTGGAGGCACGGGGGCTGGAGCGGGCGGGCCTGCTTGTCGGCACCTTCGTGCCCGCCCTGGACATGGCCGGGTTCTCCCTCACCCTGACCCGGATGCGCCCGGAGTGGACGGACCTGTGGTCCGCCCCCGCGCGGACGGCCGCCTTCCCCCGGACGGAGACCTCATGACCGGCCAGCGGATCGACCAGGACGCCGTGCTGGCCCGGTTCGCCCGGGCCGTCGAGGACGGTCACGGCGCGCTCACCGACCTCGACCAGCACTCCGGCGACGGCGACTACGGGGACAACCTGCGTGCCGGGGTCCGGCTGGCCGTCACGCTCGCGGAGCGCGGCCCGCAGCGCGGTTTCGGCGCGCTCGGCGAGGTCTTCCTCGACGAGGTCGGCGGCACCAGCGGCCCGCTGCTGGGCCTGCTGTTCTCCGAGATCGCCCGCGCGCTGTCCTACGGCTCGGCCGACGCGGCCGCGTTCGCCGCGGGCGCCCGGGCCGGGCTGACCGCGATCCAGCGGGTCGGCGAGGCCGAGGTGGGCGACCGGACGATGGTCGACGCGCTCGCCCCCGCCGTGACCGCGCTGGACCGTGCGGGGTTCGCCGCGGCGGCGGCCGCGGCCCTCGACGGCGCCGAACGGACCGCGGAGCTCGCGGCCCGGCACGGCCGCGCGTCCTACGTCGGGGAGCGTGCGAAGGGCGCACCGGACCCCGGCGCGGTCGGCGTCGCGCTGCTGTTCGCCGCGGTCGCCGCGGTCGCCGAGCCCGACGCCGAGGTGGCGGACCCGCTGGCCGGCCGGACCTGAGTCCCGTCCGCGGGCCGTTCAGCTCGCGGTCGCGGCCGGGAGGAACTGGGTGCGGTGAAGGGTGGCGTAGCGGCCGTCGGCGGCCAGCAGCTCGTCGTGGGTGCCGGACTCGACGACCCGACCGCCCTCCAGCACCGCGATCCGGTCGGCCGCCCGCACGGTGGACAGCCGGTGCGCGATGACGATCGCGGTCCGCCCGACCAGCGCCTCGGCCAGTGCCTCCTGCACCGCGGCCTCGGACTCGGAGTCGAGGTGGGCGGTGGCCTCGTCGAGGATCACCACCCGCGGGCGGGCCAGCAGCAGCCGGGCGATGGTCAGGCGCTGGCGCTCGCCGCCGGAGAGCCGGTAGCCGCGCTCCCCCACCACCGTGTCGAGGCCGTCGGGCAGCGTGTCGAGCAGGTCGCCGAGCCGGGCGCGGCGCAACGCGTCGACCATCTCGTCGTCGGTGGCGGCGGGTGCGGCGTAGCGCAGGTTCCCGGCGATGGTGTCGTGGAACAGGTGCCCGTCCTGGGTGACCATGCCGACGGCACCACGCAGTGTGGCGAACGACAGGTCCCGCACGTCCACCCCGGACAGCTCCACCGAGCCGGAGTCGACATCGTAGAGCCGGGGGGCCAGCGAGGCCAGCGTCGACTTCCCGGCCCCGGACGACCCGACCAGGGCCAGCAGCCCTCCGCCGTGGACGTGCAGGTCGACGCCGTGCAGCACCTCGGCGTTGACCCGCTGGTCGAGCACCGCGACCTCCTCCAGCGAGGCCAGGGAGACGTCGGTGGCCCTGGGGTAGGTGAACCGGACCCCGCGCAGGGCCACGTCGACGGGA is a window from the Pseudonocardia sp. HH130629-09 genome containing:
- a CDS encoding DAK2 domain-containing protein, with the translated sequence MTGQRIDQDAVLARFARAVEDGHGALTDLDQHSGDGDYGDNLRAGVRLAVTLAERGPQRGFGALGEVFLDEVGGTSGPLLGLLFSEIARALSYGSADAAAFAAGARAGLTAIQRVGEAEVGDRTMVDALAPAVTALDRAGFAAAAAAALDGAERTAELAARHGRASYVGERAKGAPDPGAVGVALLFAAVAAVAEPDAEVADPLAGRT